The genomic DNA tcgtAAGAATTGGTCAATTTGAAGTGAGAGTTGGACAGTGACTgatccggatccggcccaccgggtaattatatccggccctccagatcattttattttattgttggcCTGGTGTGATCTTGcattcatttctaacttgtataattttgacaaaatatatttttatgcagggtaaaatattgcaagttatttaaggttaaataatcattttaaaaagttacggttttaagatttaaaaattagcattctgctatctttttagactatttcggcatttactatgattttttaggctattttggagtttagctaatatttcagctacatgctagctgttttggctaatttaggtgttactttttacattttttaggctgttttggagctagggtaatatttacacgctacctgttttggctaatttaattttttttcagttttttgattattttgaagtttagctattttttcagctacatgctagccgttttaggtagcttaagtttttttttttttgttttttgagctaatttggcatttagctcatattttagctggctatcaacttcagcgttttcagctatcagcttcagcatcttcagctatcatcactagcaccttcggtggccacattcagcttacagcattcacattagcattactGTAAGTAATTCTAGATATCAAGTTCATGATTGTGTTGAAagattacggttttaaagttttaaaaatgttgttttagggtttaataaatgtttgtcgtGTTCaacccgtgacctaaggtgtgttttggccccatgtttgattgagtttgacacccctgatttaagtatacgccatttaccatttaaaccAGATGGACATTGGTGATGGGTCCGTCCCTGTTGCTGCACCTCTTGCTCTGGTCAGCAAAGTGAAAGCCAAGGCCTCCTCTCACTCCACCCTTCCACCGCATTCATCCAGTTGCTCTCCCCTTTCTCTTCTGTCAGGGTCTCCCAGGAGAAGCTGATGGATGACTTCCGTTTATGAAGCTGCTGCCACCACAATAATCAATCAAGCCCAGGTCACTCTGATCTGCCGTTTGGCATCATGTCTCCAGTCTCGTCCACACTGCAGGTCAAAGAAACCGTGCGCACGTGGCTTGACGTTGAGTCTTTGGTGAAACTTAAAGGGAGCGTATAGATGAACAGCTGTATCGCTAGCGGTCATTGAAATCAGTTACGTCTTGTTTGCTGcacaacttaaatgttttaactatCCCATTCTTTCACCCGTTTATCTTGCAAGTTTAAAAATAAGTGAGAAACTATTCGGCAGTGGAACTCAAAAGGATTTGTGGAAACGGTAAGGCATAGATGTGTGGTCAACATCAGACGAATGTATATCCAGCCTCTGAAGAGGCTTTGAAATGGAGCATCACTGTCTCTCCTGGCTTTAAGTGCAGATTCAAGGTCCAAACCTGAAACCGAAGTGGCCGAACCTAAAGACGGAAGAAATCCATCACATCTTCAAAGCTGAATTACAAAAAACAGTAATGTAATGGGTAGCCAAAACAAGTCTGTAATCAACCCAAAACTTCACTTTCCAgttgcaaaacttaaaaatgtatctgtgTGAAAGAGCATGAATGCCCCCTAGTGGTGAGTTCAAATTGGCAAACTTGAACTCTTAACACAATCCATGCTTCCATCTTTTACTCCTGCTTGGTGGTGTgaggggtcatggggttgctggagcctaacccagctgctTTAGGACAAAGGCAGGGCAAATTCTGGGAATGCCAGACCATCACAGGgccacaaagacacacattCCACATGGAAAACTTAGAATCAACataagaagcatgttttttggaccatgggaggaaaaaaatccacacattCACGGGGAAAGCATGTAAACTTCACACTGAAAAGGTCCAGCTGGTCGAACCAGAGGCACAGATAGTTTTGAGTTCAGTTTTATCGTcagattatgttttgtttaatgtCCTAACACTAGAATTACACTGCATTCAGTTTGATCCCACTTTTTTAAGTTAGCTGAGTTTTATTGTTCCATTTGCTCGGGTTTTAATGATAGCTGCATTTGGCAACTTTtgtcatatttgtattttggcAAATGCTTCAATCTCTTCCTGTCTGTATTGCTGACTCCcacacttttacattttttcttttaacatgcATCAAAGTTTGTGAAACTTGGAAATAATCCACCTCTGTTTTATTGTGCaggtctataaaaaaaaattttagtcAGTGAATTTGCCTATTTATGGGGTTTGGCCTGttggcaaaataaataaactagtGCCATCTTTCTGTGACGTGATGCTGCTAACTCACAAACCTTCATGTGCTCTTAACAAATccaactgttttaaaatattatttttagctttctgctgacaaaaaaactgtctaaaacAATTCGTCAATGAATGATTTATATCCATCcattataaaaacataaagaaaccgcattaatttacatgtttgtttaagtttattcaGTTAATTTTTGATAAGTATGTACAaaacaatgaaggaaaaatgggCTCATAGGTCTGTTCTGTGAGGAGAAAATCTATCATCTTTGCTCTCTTCAGCCGTGCGGTCCGTCTTCATCGTTTTCTCCTGGTCTCAAACTTGTAGATAGCTGCTGAGTTTTTGGTCTCCTTTTTAACCTTGATTTTCTTAGTCTTGTCCTGgtgcaaagaagaaaaaaagatccagtagtttaaaaaaaaaagacaaaggtttcaacagatttgatttaaaaggtTTCTTGAATTTAAGTAATTTTTCTCACCTGTAGGTCCTTACGGGTCTGAATTTTCTGGCTGATAACAAACATCTTCTTTTCTCTGTCAATCCTCTGAGATAGAACCCTGTATTGATGCTTCCTTTCCCTGGCAAGCTTCTGCAGGCAGAGAATTAAAGACACTGAGTGCAAGAGCTTCAAATTAGTCGGAattagttcaatttttttaaacaattgagCTAATCTGAAAAAGTttcactgattaaaaaaaaaacattggatgGTAATTTGACCTGTATGCGCCGAGGCTCCACAGCACCCATGATGCTCTTTGTCTCCAGGGTTTGCAGAGTCGGCCTGTTGTAAACCCGGTCCACCAGCTCTGGAGGTACGTTGAGGTGATTTGCCAAGTCGAACGTTTCAACTtcggaaaacaaaaaaacaagtgagaACTTTACTTCGAAAATCTAACAAAACAATCACTTTTACATCAATAATCCCCAAAGATGAATCCCAAAATCTAAAGTTCATCTCTACATTtttcattaccttcttttttggAATCCACAAAAAacgtgtgtttgtttttctgctttcccTCTGCATCCAGAAGATGGAGCTCTCCCTTCAGTCGCTCAATTTTCTGGAAGCACAGAAGGATAATTTCTGCTCAGGAGAGCATGTGGACAGAAAAGATCACTGCAACAGGAGGATCGAGCTCATGTTGCTCATGTATTAATTGTTTGCAGGATCATTGCAGCCGATTGTTTTTTTAGATGGTCTTATCTGTTGTTTGGGAGAACTAAATCTTGAATACCGTTCATCCTCAATTATGGTtaagtgactaaaaaaaaaaatgtcattatttggTCTGGTACAAGAGCTCTTCTGTGTCATCACTGCTGAAAAGCAGCTTCATTGTCTTTTCTCTAGAACCTTCTGAAGAACTTCAGATGAACTGAGTGCTTTAAAACTGTTGACCATTTTGACCATAAGCATTTaatgtcaaatgtaatttagcccattttttttttcagtgcacctcacacacacaacagtaaaattaaacagaaaataaatctcTAACTATATTTCTCTGTACAACTAATTTGGACTGTAATTCAGTcgttttttacatcaaaaagtaaaagattttcaataagaaaagaattaaaatgtAGTAATATGAGCAATCACAGCAACATTTAGCCTCAATACAGCTGCATACACTGGAACTAGTGAAGGTTTTCTGTTGAAGCAGAGctcagaacagttttttttgtatactTCCTATTTCAGGACTCCATCCTTTCTTTTTATGGTCATGCTACAATCAGATTTTTCTCATCATGCAGTGAAAGTTGTCATCAGGAAGTTAGGAGACTCAACTTCCTGTCTGCACTACCTCCACCACAGACTCTCTGCCTCAGGACACGAGTGCACCGACTTCTAGTTGCCTAATAAATTATTTGCACCGtctcaatatttttgcaattttagaaatatttttatgctcaagtttttttatttgtttttttatttttctgcatagAGATCTAAGAGGACAGTAATGTCATCTGTGATGTTTTACAACATATATCATGCATTTGACAATTAATAGATCTTGAATCTTAAAACACCACATGGGTCAACCTGATATTAAAGATTTGtaagcattgtttttttaagttatactGAAGAGAAAACAGAAGCGTTGGTGTTTTCTCCAAGGAGCCCACCCCCAGCTGATTTGAGTATTTCACTGCACATGtgaagtttgatttttaaataaaatacaatttaaaattttacatatGAAGCAGTTCATTGGGAAAGTCacatttaattcaataaatCTACACCCCTTATGGTTCTGATTTGGGTTATTGTAGAACTCTAAAAGTTGGACCCAACCCCTCGCTAGTGGCATAAGAATATTTTTGAGCTCACTTTAAAGTTTAGGgatttcatttgtgtttagatCCTTTGATGACTTTGTCTGGTGTCAGCTAGTAGTTATAAGTTCACAAGtcattctttaatatttttaaaatttcaagcACATTATTCtagggtttttttaagttaaagtgctttataaatacagttgaggaaaaagcttgtaatgGTCGAAGGTGTAGAGTTAATTGgagtgtttgagatcatgcaggtgGAAGCAGCGCTGTGCATATCGCCTggattgcagtgcatgttgggtagttttgacTCTAACATCACatgtcagaaataaaatatcGTGAGAAAGAGGCGGATGTACGTTGTCTATTCAGGCGGAtgcagctggaaatctggcGCTGGGCTGGCTGCAAGCCGCATTAAGACTACAAAgcaatgaattgtgggaaacggtgtcctggcAGTTATTGTACTTCGATATGATGCTGATTAGAAATGACTAGCacatttgtaactttttatggAAAGTAGTGAATcattgatgtaaaaatgaactaGATTTTTTGTAGCTATGTGTGTTATTGTTATCttaaatttctatttatttgtcatCTGTTGTCCccggacagatgttaaaaattattataaaaacataatagtaAAGTTCATAGTAAAATTCAACCGAACGTTAAGGACAACCCCAACTTCCTGTTCTTGTTTAGTCCTGCTGTTCGCATTTATCTCAGGTGTCTTTCCCCACCCCTGCCTGTTCTCGCCGATGATCCAGACGAGGCGTAAGTTATCTCAACCACACCGATTCTTTTGGGGCTTTCAAGTGTTCTTATAATGAGGTCATCAGAGAGCTTCTGTGGACCAAAGTGCACTATCACGCTCGACTTATCTTATACTgtacttatcttttttttgtaattgtgacACTCTGGTTGTGTAactcctgtttttctttaaattaatttataaaacactAGCCATCTAAACAAGATTTGTTAAGTTAATTAACTTTATCAATAAAGCAACAAATCCTATTGAAGCTCTgaaagcactttttttgttgttatttttgctgcCATCTTTACTTTTCTTTCTCCTGACATCCACAATTTGAGAACGTTACAAGCTGCACAAATTAAAGACGGAATGCTTTTCAGAAGATAATGTTTGGAGAATCTGACATACCTTAGCCTCTGCAACCCTCTTCATCTCCACATATCCGATGTCCTGTGTCCTCatcattttcttctgctcctctgtcatcacctcctcctcctgctgcttctTTCCTTTCTTCATGGTATGAACTCCATCCTTTTAGCAATACCCCAAAAACATAAAGCAGGTACCAATGTTTTAATGAGTTAAATGATGCTGATGCTGGTCAAACTCAAATGATGGTTACCTCCAGCTTGgcattgatcattttatggtaaAACTCATCTGGGTTCTTCTCCAGAGCTTTCTTTCGCAGAGCAGCGAGAGTGTTTTGTTTCTTGTGGTAGTCACTGAAGTAGCAGAAAAAACACAGTCAGACATGTGTAAACATGCGTAGCATTTCCCATCAGCTAATGCTAAAACTTACTCAGCGCGGAGTTTGTAGTCTTTCTTCTTCTCCAACAATCCTAAATGTTTCCTAAAACCAGGCTGATCAAACAAAGTGAACAGTTAGAGTTCCATTTGACGAGAATCCTACAGCTGATGtagtcaaaaaaacacaacctcaCTTCTAGGACTTAGCTTAAGTTGCTAGCAAGCTAACTACAAAACACTGCAGGGCTCACCTGAGATCTTTCATGGTGGTTTTTCTGTCGGGACTTCAGGGCTTTCCTGAAGGAGGACATCTTTGAAACCTGTTATAAATCTAGCTAACTTTGTTGTGAGTGATGAATTTCAATGAAGACAGACACTGAAATCCTCAGCTGCTTCTGGTTCAGGGCTGAGCACGTGGGTTCCTGTCTGCTGCAGAGTGAGGCGGCTTTCATTTCGCCACCGCAGATTCGCAactctttgacaaaaaaaaaagaataaaaaaatagaataaaataaatattgcaatCAATATAATTTCTCATAGAATAAATAGTATAAAGATAGCAATTAAAAGACACGAAAACTCTTAGTTATGTTCCTGCGTTACAGTCGTGCATTAAATGATGAATATTCTCTCTCTTGTAGTTAAGCATTTCAACACAAGAGGGCAGTATTcgttatggattttttttctgctctgcggcttttagatttttacattaaatgtaaaacacTTCATGTTCAAAATACCGCTTTTTGGTGaatatttgcctttttattttaccttttttaccCTGCCacttttttttgacagtgtTTGTCCCTGAGAAGTTGAATAATGGTCCACAAGGAACATCCCACCAAAGAAAGTCTAACCTAATTCTGATATGCAGCTTTTCAAAGCCTACCcatagtttttatatttgtatgctttattttaatttttttaatcaaactttagcAACAAATCTAACTTCTTACTAAAGTGTTCATCTGTAAAAATTGCTTGCACTGCACTAAGAGATTCAtgtgtctaaaaaaatgtacttatagaaaaaaatgtctgtcttACAATAGCAAAAATTTCTCATTACatgtgcaaaacttttttacatacttttttttccacaggcaCACCATCTTTTTACAGACAAagcaacaagtatttttttttttttttacagacagacAGTTCTTTAACAACAAATCTAACTTCACCGAATTCAATAAAATTATTGGCCATCTCAGTCTGAATTTatataaaactgaaacaaaattaGTTCCTGAGGTTCAAAGATTTAGCTATTACTGCACTTAACATcctaaaagcaaagaaaataaataaattaaataagataTCAgcttatataaaataatactttCAATTTCAGTGTATTTAACTAACCAACAGCACACTAAGTAAATTCAAATGCAATTATCTAAGTATACCAAGCTTGAAGCtaaagtttaaatataaaacaatttacacactgtaaaattattattattaaaaaaaaactatatattagAAATAGGCTTAATAGATAGACCTTCTTTGGGCGGATGACGCTTTCAAACTGTGTATTGACAAACACAAGCATCATATCTttctaaaaaaagagagagagaaaaaaagagaagtaaaaaattaagggcaaaaaagttttttgaacataaaaagTCTACATTTAAGTGCATACCTGCATCTTTACAGAATCTTTATGTGATGTGATACACAGaattccttttttaatgtatatagtagcttattctttaaatattctttaactATTTGTTGTATAACTTTAGAAACgcaaacaaaaatgcattttgtttttttaattatcattttaaaagcttaaaaggaTGACCGGAAAAGCTAATCATACTCAATGAGATAATTGACTTAATATTTGCCATTCCACAGCTGTCACGAGGAGCTTAAAGATTCTTCAGTAATTGAATTACAATGAAGAGAAGCATTTACCTAAGTGGACAGTCATTAGTAAATGGTGAAACGTTTCTATTTACTTTTAACTCCGCAGTGCAGCTTTGTAATCAGACAGAATCATATCTGCAGCCTGTGTGCTCGTGTTTCCCCTTTTCCCTCACTGAAGAGTTCAGCAGGAACTCAGCAGATGAGAGGGTCAAGGCTCTACCCTGGGAGAAAACACTGTCCACTTCCTGACGTGATATTTTGGGGAGAGGAGAGACAAAGACAAAGCCGCACTGGCACCAGTCGTCTAATCTCAGCCAGACTTCCAACTTTTTGTGGACGTGAAGAGAAGCCAGAGAGACGGACAAATATTCCACTAAACAGCCAATTTTGCCCAATGAAAGTTCCCTATCCCTCGCTGACCACAAGGAATTTGTTTTATACGTGTGAGATTTGCCTGACATGCAAAATGAGATCCATGAATGGGATCAGTGTTTCCACATTGTGTCACAGGATTGTTTATCAGTCTGATGGCCAATGACCTCGATTCCTCTGAAGGTTTCAGCCCGAGGCCCAATTGATACTCTTACCCGCTAACATGTGTTTAACAAGGCAAACATCCACGCCAGAGAGGATTTACGGGTTAGATGTCGACACTCCGACTAACCGGGCTTTCTGCTGTTTAATTCATGCGAATATCTATCATTTGCAGTGATTTGCTTGGTCAGCCACAGTAGGGGTAAATGCTACTTTGGAAATCAGGGGGCTCATTACAAGCTGATGCAAGAACAGGAGCACGAGAGCTTGCGGGTTTGTTCAGGGTCAGCAGTGGAAGAATGCTCTGGTGGAGCAGATGCAGCCATTCGGTTTGCTACTATGGCCATGTAAAAATAACACTGCTGACATACTGCAAGCCTTCTGCTCTTGGGCTGAGCTCAGGGCTTTGGTATGTTCCCCCAGACCATGGTTGGTCCTCATCTGGAGCACCAGGCAAGCCCAGTCAAAAAATGCACAAGCCAGACTTTCCCCAGTTGTTCAACCGCATCTCTTTTAGCTGGCTTTGGTGAGCACAAAGACAATTTGAAAGCTGGCTAAGGTGTTTATTCTTGGTGCATTACTATTTCTAgatcagttttaaaaagaacacattATTGTAGCCTTTCACAGTTTAATTGCTTTTGCTTTCTAATTTGACATTCCACCAGGTTCTTAGCAGTAATGCTTCTTGTAGGTCACTAATACTGACAATCCAAGTGTCTTcttcaaaaagataaaaaaaaatgtataaatttcaGCCTTTATGCTGACAATGGTGTTCTTTGAAGGGTAATAAGATAGTCCGCTCAGTTTCTCTAGTACTCTAATTATACAATATTAgtttataatattattttatttgatttatgagTTGTTCTTCATAGCAATTTCATGAAGAGAAATTATGTTGTTTGGTCTAGACttgaggtctgcaacctgcggaaccacttgtggctcttttacctctatatagtggctctctggctaaagaagaATAAGataatagtattttttcaagtaagggttacgaaattagcatttattgaacttttattagttaagtttataaatttatttCTAAGGTGCACCTCGAAGATAAACTATGTTAAGGTTTTTACATTCCTGCTGACTTGGGAGGTCTTGTTTGCTCTATGCTTCTTCCAAAATAGTaaagaaaactttggtaaaaatctgataatttattagtttaaagtaTCTTATGCTCTCCAAAATCGTACTGGAATGATCCGGTCTGCCacaaggcttttattttgaaaggaatcataaagcttctgtcaaatgtaaaaaataatttcacattttgagaaaattttagtttctctttatattatattatataccTGACTGTATAGCAGacagaattgtgtttttggatctGACTCTTCAGCAGTTATTACTTTTGCTTGGGGTTCTGCAGTGCTCCATTTTAGGACTTATTTTGTTCTCATTGTAACTCCTTCTTCTCGGTTCCATTCTGGAAAAAACATAAGGTTTCCATACTATGCCGATGATAGCCAGCTTTATTTACCAGTTGAAAATGGTTGCTCTGTCACTCCACTGTTATTTACAAGATACCAAATATTGCACTGgcctttttaagttttaatgacaTAAAGACAGAAGTGACATTGTTTGGTCTAGATAGCTTCTGTGACCACTCTTCATTTAATCTGGCTTCTCATGTTAAGCAATCTGTATTAAATCTGGGTAGTAAAATGGATGGTGATTTCAAACTCTGACTGAAAAATTAGTTCATTGGTAAAGTTTCTTTTATCAGAGTTTGTGAAGGTTAAGTTGTTTTTATCAGAACAGCCCTTTCACACAGTAACTCATGCTTTCACATCTTCAATTGGTAACTGTAACTCTTCATTTTGGAGTCATCCAGCTTGTCTCCAACTGGTCCAGAGTTCTGCTGTGCATGTTTTGGCCAGTGCGCACCAACCTGTGCATTTGAGAgttcattttctaaaatttgactCTGAATCTTTAAACGATCTTGCACCCCATTTCCTCTTATTCTTCTTCTCCCTTCACTCTGGACTGGTGCCTCAGATCAGTCAATCAGCTTtttggggcggccgtggtgcagtggtagggcggtcgactcctgatcggaagcgagtgggtttgattcctgccttgcccgcccatgtgtcgaagtgtccttgggcaagacactgaaccccaaattgcctcggGTGGGAGGTTGCCGCCAGTGTtgggcagcggagccaccaccagtgtgtgaatgtgtgtgtgaatgggtctgtgactgtgaggccctttgggccctcgaaggaggatAGAAAGTGCTAAACaagtatttaccatttaccattttttctgGAGGTTCCAATGTCCAAGAGGAAACTCAGGAACTTCAGTCT from Oryzias melastigma strain HK-1 linkage group LG16, ASM292280v2, whole genome shotgun sequence includes the following:
- the utp11 gene encoding probable U3 small nucleolar RNA-associated protein 11 — encoded protein: MSSFRKALKSRQKNHHERSQPGFRKHLGLLEKKKDYKLRADDYHKKQNTLAALRKKALEKNPDEFYHKMINAKLEDGVHTMKKGKKQQEEEVMTEEQKKMMRTQDIGYVEMKRVAEAKKIERLKGELHLLDAEGKQKNKHTFFVDSKKEVETFDLANHLNVPPELVDRVYNRPTLQTLETKSIMGAVEPRRIQKLARERKHQYRVLSQRIDREKKMFVISQKIQTRKDLQDKTKKIKVKKETKNSAAIYKFETRRKR